The Desulfobulbaceae bacterium genome contains the following window.
GCACAACAAATGCGAAAACAAACCCAATTGAGGTTGAATTTCTGGCAGGCGAAGGCGTGGGCACAGTAACCAAACCCGGGCTTGCTCTTGCCGTAGGCGAACCGGCGATAAACCCGGTACCCCGCCAGATGATTATAGAGGCTCTGACAGAGGCTGTTCGAACTGTAAACCCTGATTTGAACCAAGTTATTCGCGTAACAATCCAGGTGCCTGGCGGAAAATTATTGGCTGAAAAAACATTAAATCACCGACTTGGTATTGTCGGCGGAATCTCAATTTTAGGTACAACTGGTATCGTCAAGCCCGTTTCAGCGGAAGCTTGGACCGCGACAATTGAGGCCAGCATGGATGTTGCCAGGCAAACAGAATGCACCGAGATAGTTCTATCCACAGGCCGCACCTCCGAAAAAGGTGTCCAGAAAATTGTTGATCTGCCCATTGAGGCCTTCGCCATGATGGGGGATTACCTGCAATTTTCCCTGGAAGCCGCCCAGAAACGTTTCTTTACTAAAATCCATCTGGCTGCAATGTGGGCCAAAGTCATGAAGGCTGCCATGGGTATCGGCCAAACCCATGTCAGGCACGGTGCTTTAGAGGTCGAAGAGGCCGCAGCTTTTATTGGAACAATCTCTAAAGAACCGTCTCTCGGCAAGAGCTTAGCTTCCGCCAATACTGCCCGGGAGATTTATCAACGACTCCTGGATTCCGGCCGAACAGACGTTGTCAAAAAAGTATGCCTTGCAGCTAAAAACTATGCTGAAAAAACTTCCGGGCTCCCCGTCAATGTCTACTTAATTGACAGCACCATGAAGGTGGTTGAACATGTCTAAAATTATCCTTATAGGCGTTGACCTACATGGCATAACGGAAGAAAAAATGGCTTTGCTCTCCGAATGCCAGGCCGTTTTTGCTACAAAACGTTTTACGCCTCTACTGGAAGGTGTCGATTGCCCAATCCACCCCATTACCCCACAGGCAGATGCATTGGCAAAAATAGAACAGTTACTCAAAGAGAATGCCACAATCGGAATGCTGGCCAGCGGTGACCCCTTGTTTTTCGGCATTGGCCAGACCTTAGTCAATACCTTTGGCAAAGATGCCATTGAGATTTATCCAGCCCTATCCTCCATGCAGATTGCCTTTGCCCGCATCAAGCGCTCCTGGCAGGATGCCCACGTTGTCAGCCTGCATGGCAGAAACAGTTTTTTAAAAACTGTGCTGCAGCATCAAACAATTTTTCTCTTCACCGATAAAACCAATACGCCTGGGGCGATAGCACTAAAGATTCTTGGTTTCATCGACGAAACTCCGGGTTCAAGTGCCAAAGACAGTTTCCAGGTCTTTGTTCTGGAAAACCTGGGAATGCCTAATGAGAAGATTAGCAAAGGATCTTTGTCTGAAATTGCCGCCCAAAGTTTCAGTGA
Protein-coding sequences here:
- a CDS encoding cobalt-precorrin-5B (C(1))-methyltransferase; amino-acid sequence: TTNAKTNPIEVEFLAGEGVGTVTKPGLALAVGEPAINPVPRQMIIEALTEAVRTVNPDLNQVIRVTIQVPGGKLLAEKTLNHRLGIVGGISILGTTGIVKPVSAEAWTATIEASMDVARQTECTEIVLSTGRTSEKGVQKIVDLPIEAFAMMGDYLQFSLEAAQKRFFTKIHLAAMWAKVMKAAMGIGQTHVRHGALEVEEAAAFIGTISKEPSLGKSLASANTAREIYQRLLDSGRTDVVKKVCLAAKNYAEKTSGLPVNVYLIDSTMKVVEHV